Below is a genomic region from Hevea brasiliensis isolate MT/VB/25A 57/8 chromosome 3, ASM3005281v1, whole genome shotgun sequence.
TTATAACACCCCTAGTTTTTAAACAAATTATTTTATACGTAAATATTAGTATATTATTGTATTagatattttgagaatttttttaaaattttctgaaTTTTGAGTCGggtttaatttttcaaaaatgtgaaactttgatgatttttaaaaattaatttaaaaaacaagtggcaaaactaaaaatatgtttagactctacaaatttttctgagttctctgaaaatttttcaaaatttttaggcCTCATTTTTTGTCTCAGgatagagtaaaaatttaatttcgggtATCCTAAATCAGACTCACTGAATCAAACCAAATCAGGTCGAACCGATCGAATCAGATCggccctcttcttttcttcttccttctcccAATGCGTCCTactctctcccttctctctctcttttctctctcctctctcctccccttgCTGCCCCACCACTACCCAGCCCTTCCCCAATCACTGGTGCCTCACCTGAACACCTCCCCATTGCCGACCGCCGCTCCAATGGCTGGAAAAACGCGTGCGAAGTCCCTTCAACGTGCTGCGCGACTCCTCCTCTTCCTAGGTCGATTTTggctgatccggccaccaattggaccgggtcttgtcccaaaacccatctacacctcaggagctttccatagacactaagaacacaaaaatccatcgagcagtttgtccaatttttgctcgaaaAGTTTTGACCCATTTCCACTTTTGGGCtggatttctcgcaaaccgtgaatcccacaaaAAATCCGAGAGTACTAGAGTGCTTCCCTCGATGAGAGTTTCGTGGCAATatccatttcaaaattttttgacaccgtttttcgatgggtatcatgaaacttcgcagtatttttctgagcattaaatgaacttaataaatttcgtaaaattatgtactaacccccgtgttgtgagctTCGCATAAGTACACTCGTTTCGCAGAAATTCGATAGTTGCTCAGGTTTGTAATTTTGGGCCCGGCAGGCAGGCTACTGGGAAAGCTTCCAAATTGGGTCGAGATtgtaggctaccccaccattttcagacctCCCGGATACGTCCTAATGATCGAAATTGGTATAGATAAACTcgaaccctcatttttcttaattatctaggcctgattttgattaaaaaaatctataaaatattcatggtaggttaaaaaattataatttcttttgcattagcttaataatattactaaggaccgcggggcaaaattttaaaagttttagaGCTCatgtgggtagtttttgcaaaagggttatttatagggactaaatgataattttttaaattatgattgttgactatttggataggcccaagaggggccatgtgatgtgattgagaaatGATTGTGTGACTTgcagatatagaagtgtattttgagcccttttacaggttaGGTAGATCCTAGGTATAAGAAAAACTCTAtcgaattttcggcacgacttagggtgtttttggttctttttaagcttgtattgagttaattatattaaataattataatgaaattgtcaggtaagCGGGGACAGCCTCTCTCCTCCACCCAGCCGCTACTGTGAGCTCAGTTCACGTCtaagagtaaaatattgattttaattataatttcaatattactatatgttcaggcatacctatgcatcacttataaatatatatttatgtaattaaatactAGGAACGcatctttatttgatgaaatgctatggatgttattttatggtcatttggagcaatgtgcgtgtggtattggatatggacaggacgggtagacgcgaCTGAAGCTTGACTTGCTGAGACCCGAtctttttatggataagtcggggataggcacggctcgagatgatctcacTGGCCCTCGcatttagtctattaagcaaaaGTTCGGCTTAAGATGTACTTGCTGACACaggttagattaagagagctgtatagggaatcagctcccatatgtgtaCTGTTTGCATATTatatgggtgcgtgagtgctctaaattacctttttactgttatgatgtgatttgtatgaaaattatgaaggtattgcattccactctttaggatgcattagctttagatagctatagaaattgtacttaaaatcaatattttactctctgagtcgaacgttcactcctgttcacctttttTTCTAGAATACAGGAGATTTCTTGTTGAATTCTAACATGCCTTTCTCCTTCATAGGCAATCTATTAATACCTgttatattttgtataattttactaaCTTCTAGAACTtcacatgtgttagaagtacCTTATTCGTTTTGGGTCTGTATTATAATCGCCACGTTGGATCTGTAAgcctattaaatgcatgtatgattggattggatgagggagctaagctcccattggaTTTTATGACTTTATGAGTATGTGGAAGGTGAGTTGAACTTCCCAAATTgatatatattatgtttacaagTCGGataagtcaaaaactccccattgaatggtccatgttatggtcggactctgtcctgttgaattcttgaaattgggcttaaaatgggccttaggattgggtttaGGAATAGTTAGACTTAATATAAGCCTTGGGGACTTTAGGCTGACTCAGGTCCTAGTGCTAGtccggcctataggttgggtcgtgacactagtTCTATTTTTGGGTTTAGGCCTGCTGCTTATACTTCCCTAAACCTTATCAATCACAATAGAGAGTGTTGTTTGTCCTAATGGAATAGCTAATGCCATCAATAAAGCATTAGGGCATGTTCGCAGCAGCAACGATATACCAATGGCTGGAACCATCCAACCAAAATCTCTAATCACCTGCATTAAATGAGAAAATATCATGACACTGTTAATTACACCAAAAATTTTCTTCAAGTGTCACCGTTTACAAATCAATAAGTGGTAGCCTCAAATTGATCTCATTTCTACTCATAACTTCAAGAATCATCCTATTCTTTCTCTTTTGATGGTCATAAGATcataatcaaaatctaaaaaATGCTATATTATAGATTTCTATCAAAACCACAAGTTCCACTAGCCATGTTTACTTAGGGTTTAACAAATTGCCAAGGATTTGAAGCTAGAGTTCAAATGTTACTTAACATTAGGTTATTGTCAATCCTAGTTAAAAGAGTAATTGATTACAGCCCAGATTTCTTAAACTCTACCTATTCAAGCCATGAAGCTAATCCAAAAGTAAGGGCAAAAGAAAAGCAACATCCAATGATAACATCACCataggccttaggattgggtttaGAAATAGTTAGACTTAATatgagcctcgggggctttaggctgactCAGGTCTTAGTGCTAGtccggcccatagattgggtcgtgacactaGTTCTATTTTTGGGTTTAGGTCTGTTACTTGTACTTCCCCAAACCTTATCAATCACAACAGAGAGTGTTGTTTGTCCTAATGGAATAGCTAATGCCATCAATAAAGCATTAGGGCATGTTCACAGCAGTAACGATATACCAATGGCTGGAACCATCCAACCAAAATCTCTAATCACCTGCATTAAATGAGAAAATATCATGACACTGTTAATTACACCAAAAATTTTCTTCAAGTGTCACCGTTTACAAATCAATAAGTGGTAGCCTCAAATTGATTTCATTTCTACTCATAACTTCAAGAATCATCCTATTCTTTCTCTTTTGATGGTCATGAGATCAtaatcaaaatcttaaaaatgctATATTATAGATTTCTCTCAAAACCACAAGCTCCACTAGCCATGTTTACTTGGGGTTTAACAAATTGCCAAGGATTTGAAGCTAGAGTTCAAATCCTACCTAACATTAGCTTATTGTCAATCCTAGTTAAAAGAGTAATTGATTACAACCCAGATTTCTTAAACTCTACCTATTCAAGCCATGAAGCTAATCCAGAAGTAAGGGCAAAAGAAAAGCAACATCCAATGATAACATCTCCATAATTAGTCTAAATAACCTAGCTTGAAAAATTATCAAGGAGGAGATGAAGGAAAAGCTATCACCTTGAAAATACAGAACTCATCCTCCTCATCATCATCGACCTACATATCGTCGTCCTCATTAGACCACCAAATTCTTTACTTCGCACCACCACTGAACCTAAACTCATCGTAGTGATCATCGCCGTCGGTGTAAAGCTCATCTTAGAGATTAATTTTGACCCAACCAGTTGATGATGAAGTAGACCTTGAGTTCTTGGGGAAAGTAGAGGCAATTTGCCAAGTAATATAAGCAAATATGTTAGGGTTTAGAAGTGGCAGTGATGGTGGTGTGGTGAAGGAGAGCTGAAGGAGGAGGTAAGTTCCCATTTGCGGGATTATTGTTTAATGGATCATTTTCTATGTTGATAGCTTTTGGATTATTGGCCTTACAAGCACAGAATGACATGGCTTTTTTCCAGggtcaaaataaaaattctacaattaatttttcattcttTTTATGAGAAATTCTTACACccatccaatttaatttttcataaagtAATTGCTTTTTTTTAAAGAGTGTGATGCactatctaacttaatttaagatAGGATCATtgattcaataaatcaaatcccaccttcaaaataaaaataaaaatgtattaaATCTAtcctaaataaaaaaatatatatattatctgaactcttataaaaaaaaattattataacaatCCAATTAgtgtcataatttttttttgctaGACTTAATTTAATACAGACTCAAGATATAAGATGTATAGTAAAATCCATTTATTAAGTATATGAGTcacaataattaaaatattatttccaTGCATTTCTATATATGTCATATACAATTAACAAATTAAAGGggatttttatatatatacatagaaTCATgacacatttaaaaaaaaaaaaagaaaactagtAATTAATTAAGTTCAGAAAGCATTATAGGAAACTCTAAGGATCTAGCATGAACTCAAAATCAAATCTGGAAATCCTTATTGCCCATGAAGCTCTAGGTATATCTAGTGGTCACACAAACACAAAAAAAAATGATTCCTTAGAATTTTTCTAGAGTTCAAAGGAGTCATCTTCTTGCAATATTTGGCTAGCAgcactttcttcttcttcatcaatcACCAAGTATGGATTCCTTTCTATAGGCTGAAAATTATAGAATATAAACACATAGAAAATAAGGCTTGCACCCTCAGCAAGAGCATTCATAATCCATTCATATTTGTAATCAAGAAGAGCCCCTATAGATGAAACTACAACTCTTGTGAAGTACAAATACGCTACCACAAATATATAGAACTGCTTGAATAGGGTCAACTTCTGAAGGTTCCTGGCTGCTTTTCCATCTGTTTTTGATGCCTCTCGTAGACTTCGAATCGACCAAATTATCGGAAAAAACACCGCGCAGCAGCATATCACATCGATCAACAAGAACATTTGGTTCCAAGTCATCCAATCCTTAGTTGCAGGACCTGTCTCACTAATCACAACATATGCTATATTTTCAAGAACCTGCAAAGGAATTACTATCATCAAaacattcttttctctttcttgaaGGTATGGTTTCAAGAAAGACCAACCAGTGCCTATCAGAACTATCACTGTAAACAACATTATTCCCTTGAAGAATCCAAAAATGTAGAATGCCACATCCCAACCATGAGGAGTTCCAGTTTTTCCCACATACATTTTGTCCTCAGAGGCACAGATCATCTTCAGTGCCTTGACAAGAAGCAGTGCTCCCATTATCACATGGATCTTGTCAACAGTTGGCCTTTGTTTGATGCAGATATAAATCCAAACACCGAAAAACCAAGAATATATAAGGAAGAACATAAAATAGAGTTTAGGCAATAGTGTTTGGCCTGCAGGAAGGAAATCTTTAACCCCATATTGCAGGTTATACATCTCAGTATGCACATACATTGACACTTCAAATTCTGGCTCGCAGTTTCCAAAAACAAGACTATATTCGTCAGGATCGTCAATAGCTATCAAACCATTATAAGTTGAATTAATGGTGAGTTCATCAAATTTGGAGATGAGTTTTACATACCGGCTTGATAGAACACAGAAGGGCTGCGTGTAATGTGACTCGTTTATGATTCTTGCAAAGGAAATGTCTCTAGCTAGGAAAAATCCCATTAAAGAAGGGTTATATTCTGCTTTGCGATGTTTTGTTTTCCATGAGACATCTTTTAAGGAGATGGCCACATGACCACCTTCTGCAAAACCGAATCTCTCGAACAAGATCATGGGACGAGAATCATCGATAATGTGAGTTTTCTTGATCTCAGAAAAGGCGAAGGGAATGGTTGAGATAAAGAACAATGCATATAGAAGTTGGACTAAGGGGTGATGGTGAAGAATCTTGGAAAAATTGGAAAGCCTCATCATGTGATAGTAGCTAGGCTTGAAAGTACACCAAAATGGAAGTGTTAATTAAGATCCTTGATAAAGAAATGCAAGACCTTGCTGTGAGCTTGTCTATAGAATAATTTTTGGATTTAGATGGTTAATAATTAGTGGTGGTAAAAGTAAAAGAGGAACGATTTGTGTGCCAAAGTTTTGGGAGGGTGAAAGAACAATTTCAGGACATGTGTTGATTTTGCATTAAGTATGTTGCTAGTTGGTGCAAATTAAACTAGAGGTTTATCATGACAGAAGGATGgtaattaattaaacaaaaaaaatttatgatttttCTTATCTAAATCCAATTCATTAGTGGACTTgagatataagatataaatatcaCTCACATGTTAAATATATAGATCATATATGATTATATTTTGAGTCCATGATGATTAGGTTTAGGCAAAAATCTCTCATCGTATTAATATGTAAAAAATCAATATATCTAAATTCTTTGTAGtgtgataaaaaaattataaaaattattttttta
It encodes:
- the LOC110668111 gene encoding protein CANDIDATE G-PROTEIN COUPLED RECEPTOR 7-like, which encodes MMRLSNFSKILHHHPLVQLLYALFFISTIPFAFSEIKKTHIIDDSRPMILFERFGFAEGGHVAISLKDVSWKTKHRKAEYNPSLMGFFLARDISFARIINESHYTQPFCVLSSRYVKLISKFDELTINSTYNGLIAIDDPDEYSLVFGNCEPEFEVSMYVHTEMYNLQYGVKDFLPAGQTLLPKLYFMFFLIYSWFFGVWIYICIKQRPTVDKIHVIMGALLLVKALKMICASEDKMYVGKTGTPHGWDVAFYIFGFFKGIMLFTVIVLIGTGWSFLKPYLQEREKNVLMIVIPLQVLENIAYVVISETGPATKDWMTWNQMFLLIDVICCCAVFFPIIWSIRSLREASKTDGKAARNLQKLTLFKQFYIFVVAYLYFTRVVVSSIGALLDYKYEWIMNALAEGASLIFYVFIFYNFQPIERNPYLVIDEEEESAASQILQEDDSFEL